One genomic segment of Labilithrix sp. includes these proteins:
- a CDS encoding endonuclease, whose protein sequence is MVGHYRSLFALVIAATTAAVGCVGNASESEEELTEESEADLDSVEPEKTSIENKTIPSYADVEDLEGTALREALFDKIKSHRSLGYNKARKTMFARDAAGFQTDNGKIECVYTGRLASPNGTTTVSSFNTEHSWPQSDGANREPAKSDLHHLFPSDSRANSSRSNFPFGEPACAKPGSMVRCSFDQGGSFMGKDQAGKNTFEVRPEKRGDIARAHFYMAVRYNLRIPNTEEVVLREWNDEDPVDAIEQKRNAAIESVQNNRNPFVDRPDFVAKIADF, encoded by the coding sequence ATGGTCGGCCACTACCGCTCTCTGTTCGCTCTCGTCATCGCCGCCACGACGGCCGCCGTCGGGTGCGTCGGCAACGCGTCGGAGTCAGAGGAGGAGCTCACCGAGGAGTCGGAGGCGGACCTCGATTCGGTGGAGCCCGAGAAGACGAGCATCGAGAACAAGACGATCCCGTCGTACGCCGACGTCGAGGACCTCGAGGGCACGGCGCTCAGGGAAGCGCTGTTCGACAAGATCAAGTCGCACCGCTCGCTCGGCTACAACAAGGCGCGGAAGACGATGTTCGCGCGCGACGCGGCGGGCTTCCAGACCGACAACGGCAAGATCGAGTGCGTGTACACGGGCCGCCTCGCGTCGCCGAACGGCACCACCACGGTGTCGAGCTTCAACACCGAGCATTCGTGGCCGCAGAGCGACGGCGCGAACCGCGAGCCGGCGAAGAGCGACCTCCACCACCTCTTTCCGTCCGACAGCCGCGCGAACAGCTCGCGCAGCAACTTCCCGTTCGGCGAGCCCGCGTGCGCGAAGCCCGGCTCCATGGTGCGCTGCTCCTTCGATCAGGGCGGCTCGTTCATGGGCAAGGACCAGGCGGGGAAGAACACCTTCGAGGTCCGCCCGGAGAAGCGCGGAGACATCGCGCGCGCCCACTTCTACATGGCGGTGCGCTACAACCTCCGCATCCCGAACACCGAAGAGGTCGTCCTCCGCGAGTGGAACGACGAAGACCCGGTCGACGCGATCGAGCAGAAGCGCAACGCGGCGATCGAGTCGGTCCAGAACAACCGCAACCCCTTCGTCGACCGCCCCGACTTCGTCGCGAAGATCGCGGATTTCTGA